The following nucleotide sequence is from Juglans microcarpa x Juglans regia isolate MS1-56 chromosome 6D, Jm3101_v1.0, whole genome shotgun sequence.
GCGTTCCTTCGCTTTCTCTACTCCTCAAGGTTGGTATAGGTTGGATGGTTTGCTTCTTCACGCAATCTCAGCcgtcgatctctctctctctctctctctcagagccCCAGTACCATCTCCACGGAATCCAGCAGCCGTGACATTTGGTTCAAATGTTACGGGCCTTACGGCCAATTGGATTcttcacaaattaattaaaaaaaaaaaattcatctggTCGGTGATTGATCAAATGACGAAAGTGCCCCCATGATGCAGGTGCACGGCAGAAGAGCTGGAGAAATACGGAATTCATCTACTTGCAATGTCCCACGTGTACTATGTCCCCCAGCTGAAGCAGAGATGCTCGAAGGTTCTGGTGGAAAGGCTAACGATTGAGAACGTGGTGGACGTGCTTCAACTCGCGAGGATGTGCGACGCACCCGACCTCTATCTCAAGTGCATGAAATTGGTCGCCAACCATTTCAAGGCCGTGGAGAAGACCGAAGGGTGGCAGTTCTTGCAGGATCACGATCCTTGGCTCGAGCTCCAGATTTTACAATTCATGGATGAAGCCGAATCGGTAAATCATCCTCATtctatctttatatatattttctgaaaattctCATTTCAATCATCAAATTAAGATCACAAATTACCGGCAATTAATATTATGATGGTCGGATTTGAAAATTACATTaacagaggaagaagagaacAAGGAGGCTCAGGGAGGCGCAGAGCACGTATCTGGAGCTGAGCGAGGCAATGGAGTGTTTGGAACACATATGTACGGAAGGGTGTACAAGCGTAGGGCCTTACGACGCGGagccgaagaagaagaagaaggagccGTGTAGCAAATTCTCGATGTGTGAAGGTCTGCAGCAATTGTTTCGGCACTTTGCCACGTGCAAGAAGAGAGTAAACGGAGGGTGCTTGAGATGCAAGCGCATGTGGCAGCTTTTGAGACTGCACGCCTCAATCTGCGACCAACCCGATTCTTGCCGTGTTCCTCTTTGCAGGtaattatatcaaatttaataactttttttttttaattagtaaatGTCTTTTAAGAtaccttttatttaaaaaaaaaggattaggACCATACGACATGAATGATACTCATCTGGACCATTAATTAGTTGGACGGACCACACGAGTTTGGCTGTATTGTATCATGTTTGGACAAACCAGACTGGCTAAATAATTTCAGAATTGAACCCTTATGCTCTGATTTGTTTTCAGATATtctagattattttattattattttaaaataatctagAATACTATTTATTCTGAACGTGAACTTATCATTTTTCTGAAATACAGAGAATCTAACCAAATACTTGTGCTTCCAATTAATAAATATCTAACCACATCTACTTTTGTCTTTTCTTAATGTAATATGTGGTCCATTTAAttcgcatgttttttttttttctctcccatTTACCTAACGATGGCTAGCTGGCTATGATTATTCCGAGTCACGTCAAGGGTTGGGCACTGATGTTGTTGTAATGGGGATGTGTGTGGGTGCAGGCAATTCAAGCTGAAAATGCAGCAGCAGGAGAAAAGGAAGGATGATGCGAGGTGGAAGTTGCTGGTGAGGAAGGTGGTGTCAGCCAAAGCAATATCTTCCCTTGCTCTGCCCAAGAGGAAAAGATCAGATCAGGAACTACAACTCCAAGATCAGACCCACAATCATGGGATTAGAAGCTTcagattttaattaattaattattagtactgagttttttgttatttagttTCAATGTATTCACTCAAATAGGCATGTGCATGGAAGGAAATCGTCATGTCCTACTGGTTTTAAATGGAGGCATGCCTATTCATCATGTCCTATTGTGCATGACATGTTTTAATCAGTACAAACCAATAAAAAGGTGGTAAAAAGTGTTAAGTACTGGTTGCTTGTAATCTCTCTTATTTATGCAAATCCTATGTTAcctaaaatgattaattttgttgaaatttgtctttctttttttcgaACCCATCAATCAAATATTTTgtaggaaaataaatttataatatttattgttattcgtatgaatttataaacttaatttcaaatcttataataataataatattaaaaaataatattttatttaatttttaagttccGATGTCAATCCATTTCCCATCTAAACAGATGCCCCAAAGACGGATATTTATTTGTGAGTGGCCTCAATGGTTGATATTTGTTTGTGAGGTGTGGAAGATGTTTTAGCAATTGTCAAATCTATCTGTGAAAGATCTCTAGCCTCCAATAGTAGTtgtcaaatatgtggtgtagTTTTCAGTTTTCCTGGACGTCTGTTTACTTTCAATATCTGCAATCATCGCATTGGTCAGATTGGGCGGAGAGATTGACATTTGCAAGACAGGCAGACCGAGTGACACGTAAGTTTGTCAAATTCAAATATCCTCTCGTACTCTGCATGCAAAgctttatttacataat
It contains:
- the LOC121235181 gene encoding BTB/POZ and TAZ domain-containing protein 1, with amino-acid sequence MEENQITSLSISEDLYGLYTATARELPKPDLHILTSGALRIPVHSSILASVSPVLENMIDRPRKHRSSERVIPILGVPRDAVVAFLRFLYSSRCTAEELEKYGIHLLAMSHVYYVPQLKQRCSKVLVERLTIENVVDVLQLARMCDAPDLYLKCMKLVANHFKAVEKTEGWQFLQDHDPWLELQILQFMDEAESRKKRTRRLREAQSTYLELSEAMECLEHICTEGCTSVGPYDAEPKKKKKEPCSKFSMCEGLQQLFRHFATCKKRVNGGCLRCKRMWQLLRLHASICDQPDSCRVPLCRQFKLKMQQQEKRKDDARWKLLVRKVVSAKAISSLALPKRKRSDQELQLQDQTHNHGIRSFRF